The following are from one region of the Arthrobacter sp. TMP15 genome:
- a CDS encoding mycoredoxin: protein MDFTPDAGTITMFSTTWCGYCKRLKKQLDASGIGYTEINIEDVPGTAELVESLNNGNQTVPTILFPDGTAATNPSLKDVKERLGV from the coding sequence GTGGACTTTACCCCCGACGCCGGTACTATCACGATGTTTTCAACCACTTGGTGTGGCTATTGCAAGCGTCTAAAGAAACAACTGGACGCCTCCGGGATCGGCTATACGGAAATAAACATCGAAGATGTCCCCGGCACTGCCGAACTTGTTGAGAGCCTGAACAATGGTAACCAAACGGTCCCCACTATTTTGTTCCCCGACGGCACAGCCGCAACGAATCCTTCCCTCAAGGACGTTAAGGAACGGCTCGGCGTTTAG
- a CDS encoding S-(hydroxymethyl)mycothiol dehydrogenase — MVNKVHKVKGAVVLSKNAPVTLETILVPDPGPGEALVDILTSGVCHTDLHYKQGGINDDFPFLLGHEATGVVNAVGAGVTNVVPGDRVILNWRAVCGTCRACAKGQPQYCFDTENATQKMTLEDGTVLTPALGIGAFIEKTLVAAGQCTKVDPEVDPGAVGLLGCGVMAGIGAAINTGAIKRGDSVAVIGCGGVGSAAIAGAVLAGATTVIAVDRDPKKLKGALALGATHTVDSTKEDAVLAIQNHTGGFGADVVIDAVGRPETYKQAFYARDLAGTVVLVGVPTPEMTLELPLLDVFGRGGSLKSSWYGDCLPSRDFPMLVDLYKQGKLDLDTFVSERITINDIEAAFTKMGEGSVLRSVVEMA; from the coding sequence ATGGTTAACAAGGTTCATAAAGTTAAGGGCGCCGTGGTGCTCAGTAAGAACGCCCCGGTCACATTGGAGACCATCTTGGTGCCGGACCCCGGCCCCGGTGAAGCTCTGGTTGACATCCTCACCAGTGGTGTCTGCCACACCGATTTGCATTATAAACAAGGCGGAATCAATGATGACTTCCCCTTCTTGCTAGGTCATGAGGCTACGGGTGTAGTCAACGCAGTAGGTGCGGGTGTCACAAATGTTGTGCCAGGTGACCGCGTCATTTTGAACTGGCGCGCTGTCTGCGGAACGTGTCGGGCCTGCGCCAAGGGCCAACCCCAGTATTGCTTTGACACGGAGAATGCCACCCAGAAAATGACGCTCGAGGACGGCACGGTCCTGACTCCGGCGTTGGGTATTGGTGCGTTCATTGAAAAGACGCTTGTGGCTGCCGGGCAGTGCACCAAAGTTGACCCCGAGGTTGACCCTGGTGCTGTAGGCCTTTTAGGCTGCGGAGTCATGGCAGGTATCGGTGCGGCCATCAACACCGGCGCCATTAAGCGTGGGGATTCTGTGGCCGTCATTGGTTGCGGCGGCGTCGGCTCCGCAGCCATCGCCGGGGCGGTCCTCGCCGGGGCAACAACTGTGATCGCTGTTGACAGGGATCCCAAGAAGCTCAAGGGTGCTTTGGCACTCGGCGCCACACACACTGTGGATTCCACAAAGGAGGACGCTGTCCTCGCCATCCAAAACCACACGGGCGGGTTCGGCGCAGATGTGGTGATTGACGCCGTCGGACGTCCCGAAACATACAAGCAGGCCTTCTATGCCCGCGATCTGGCCGGAACAGTGGTTTTGGTGGGAGTTCCAACGCCTGAGATGACATTGGAGCTGCCTCTGCTGGACGTGTTTGGGCGCGGCGGCTCGTTGAAGTCCTCGTGGTACGGAGATTGCCTGCCTTCGCGTGACTTCCCCATGCTCGTAGACCTGTACAAGCAGGGCAAGTTGGATCTGGACACCTTTGTGAGTGAGCGGATCACCATTAACGACATTGAAGCGGCCTTCACCAAGATGGGCGAAGGCTCCGTACTGCGCTCAGTGGTGGAAATGGCATGA
- a CDS encoding MBL fold metallo-hydrolase, with product MSARIERLVTSGTFSLDGGTWDVENNVWIVGDDTEVYVIDPAHDPEAIATAVGTRKVKAVLLTHGHDDHIRHARDFATLVGAPVLMNPEDQMLWEKIYPGTTPDAPIADGDSFEVAGIRLLALHTPGHSPGSTCFHALGLGTVFSGDTLFNGGPGATGRSYSDFPTIVTSIKSRLLVLPGETIVNTGHGDSTTIAAETPGILADQQ from the coding sequence ATGAGCGCGCGCATTGAACGTTTAGTTACTTCCGGGACATTCTCGCTCGACGGCGGCACCTGGGATGTAGAGAACAACGTTTGGATCGTTGGTGATGACACAGAGGTCTATGTCATTGACCCGGCCCATGATCCTGAGGCTATCGCGACGGCTGTTGGCACCAGGAAAGTCAAGGCTGTATTGCTCACGCACGGTCATGACGACCATATCCGCCACGCCCGCGATTTTGCGACGCTGGTGGGTGCGCCCGTGCTGATGAATCCGGAGGACCAGATGCTGTGGGAGAAGATCTACCCGGGGACAACTCCGGATGCGCCCATCGCGGACGGTGACAGCTTTGAAGTAGCCGGCATACGGTTGCTTGCATTGCACACCCCCGGGCACTCCCCCGGGTCCACGTGCTTCCATGCACTAGGGCTGGGGACAGTCTTTTCCGGTGACACCTTATTCAATGGTGGTCCGGGAGCTACGGGACGTTCCTATAGCGACTTCCCCACGATCGTTACCTCTATCAAGAGTCGGTTGCTGGTGTTGCCGGGCGAAACAATAGTCAACACCGGCCACGGTGACTCAACAACTATTGCTGCGGAGACTCCAGGAATCCTGGCCGATCAGCAGTAA
- a CDS encoding lipoate--protein ligase family protein has protein sequence MNRIVAPRLEVRKQLINLGAEADLHHALDLLGQVKTGLQGDMLRFYRPEPTVAFGQRDTRLAGFSAAEQASRDNGFMPAVRRAGGRAAAYHQGTLIVDHIQHENDSIAGAKGRFGFFGDLFTQALRSLGVDAGVGEIPGEYCPGEFSVFGRSASSSVKLVGTAQRVVAGAWLFSSVIVVENSAPIRKVLVDSYAALELQWDPATAGAVEDLRPGLSVEDVEAAILAVYAKHTELFES, from the coding sequence GTGAACCGCATTGTTGCTCCGCGGTTGGAGGTCCGCAAGCAGCTCATAAATCTTGGCGCTGAGGCTGATCTACACCACGCTCTGGACCTTCTGGGCCAAGTGAAAACGGGCCTGCAGGGGGATATGCTGCGTTTCTACCGGCCAGAACCCACAGTAGCTTTTGGCCAGCGCGACACAAGGCTGGCAGGATTTTCCGCCGCGGAACAAGCCTCAAGGGACAACGGTTTTATGCCGGCCGTGCGCCGTGCCGGCGGGCGGGCTGCCGCCTATCATCAGGGCACGTTGATTGTTGACCACATCCAGCATGAGAACGATTCCATAGCCGGCGCCAAGGGCCGTTTTGGTTTCTTCGGTGACCTCTTTACCCAAGCCCTGCGCTCCCTCGGGGTGGATGCCGGCGTGGGAGAGATTCCCGGGGAATACTGTCCGGGAGAATTCAGCGTCTTTGGTCGCTCTGCCTCAAGCAGCGTCAAGCTGGTGGGTACGGCTCAACGGGTTGTGGCGGGCGCCTGGCTGTTTAGTTCAGTGATTGTGGTGGAAAACTCAGCTCCAATCCGCAAGGTCCTTGTTGACAGCTATGCGGCACTTGAGCTGCAGTGGGACCCTGCCACGGCGGGTGCCGTAGAAGATCTGCGCCCAGGATTGAGCGTGGAGGATGTAGAAGCAGCTATTTTGGCGGTTTATGCCAAGCACACAGAGCTGTTCGAGTCATAA
- a CDS encoding thioesterase family protein, protein MSQTTTGAAADTADAHTFPVDSNSYYRHLGENRYESTVHAQGAWNSHEQHMAPVTGIMVHALEQYRPRDDMRLARLSFDILGLIPAGEFTIETMLLRPGRTIELLQAELIAEGRVAVRVTAWRLQKNDTTAVEAYADQPLDSLESSIPWDGMTIWPGGFIKTLEGRSCPGHAPGRGRAWLHSPFTMLDGGEHSSALVRLLGLADSANGVSARMTPEPGGYMFPNVDLSIHIYREPVGQWLGLDTHVSLGADGIGLTSSVLNDVNGPFGRTEQILTVRPIPLSK, encoded by the coding sequence ATGTCGCAGACCACCACGGGCGCAGCCGCTGACACCGCTGACGCCCATACATTCCCCGTTGACAGTAATTCTTACTACCGCCACCTCGGTGAGAACCGCTACGAATCAACCGTGCATGCCCAGGGTGCTTGGAACTCGCACGAACAGCATATGGCCCCGGTCACGGGCATCATGGTTCACGCCTTGGAGCAATACCGGCCACGCGATGACATGCGTCTGGCCCGGTTGAGCTTTGATATTTTGGGCTTGATTCCCGCCGGAGAATTCACTATCGAAACCATGCTCCTACGTCCTGGGCGGACCATTGAGCTACTCCAGGCGGAGCTGATTGCCGAGGGTCGGGTTGCAGTGCGCGTCACGGCATGGCGTCTGCAAAAAAATGACACAACCGCTGTTGAAGCCTACGCGGATCAACCCCTCGATAGCCTTGAGAGCTCCATCCCCTGGGACGGCATGACTATCTGGCCAGGGGGTTTCATCAAAACTCTCGAGGGCCGTTCTTGCCCCGGACATGCCCCGGGCCGGGGGCGGGCCTGGTTACACAGTCCGTTTACCATGCTTGACGGCGGAGAGCACTCTTCTGCGTTGGTGCGGCTGCTGGGGCTGGCCGATAGCGCCAATGGGGTTTCCGCGCGCATGACGCCGGAGCCGGGCGGCTATATGTTCCCCAATGTGGACCTTTCCATCCACATCTACCGTGAACCGGTAGGGCAGTGGCTGGGACTGGACACCCATGTCAGTCTCGGCGCAGATGGGATCGGATTGACCTCCTCGGTACTTAACGATGTGAACGGCCCCTTTGGGCGAACGGAACAGATATTAACAGTTCGTCCTATTCCACTGAGCAAGTGA
- a CDS encoding VTT domain-containing protein: protein MMDSILSLPFVWAFLILFVIVMLRSNATYWAGRGLAAGGRKTALAKHLDSAAVQRAEKIIARWGAPAVSVSFLTIGVQTAINMAAGLGRMPLRRYIPATVAGSIAWACIYATIGLAAFEAALAAAAGSPWALITLVLGVGVIGLAIHLLRVSRTRKLDQSAVDDCPVMTPETAVRPTLQA from the coding sequence ATGATGGACAGCATCCTCTCCTTACCTTTTGTCTGGGCCTTCCTGATTCTGTTCGTTATAGTCATGCTTCGCTCCAACGCAACCTACTGGGCCGGCCGCGGTCTGGCTGCCGGCGGCCGAAAGACCGCGCTGGCGAAACATTTAGACTCCGCAGCGGTGCAGCGGGCCGAGAAAATCATTGCACGCTGGGGAGCACCGGCCGTGAGCGTGAGCTTCCTGACCATCGGGGTGCAAACAGCTATCAACATGGCTGCAGGCCTTGGCCGCATGCCTTTGCGCCGCTATATTCCAGCCACGGTGGCAGGGTCCATCGCGTGGGCTTGCATCTACGCAACAATCGGTTTGGCCGCGTTCGAGGCAGCCCTTGCCGCTGCGGCGGGATCACCGTGGGCCTTGATTACGTTGGTGCTCGGCGTTGGCGTTATAGGTTTGGCTATCCACTTGTTGCGAGTCTCCCGGACCCGCAAACTGGACCAGAGTGCCGTGGATGATTGCCCCGTTATGACTCCCGAGACAGCCGTGCGTCCAACTCTGCAGGCCTAA
- a CDS encoding AMP-binding protein — protein sequence MTTDVQASYTSGTSTTPLLESTIGANFQRTAARFPAREALIDRPSGRRWSYAQLNDDVDALARGLLAAGIVTGDRIGIWAPNVPEWVILQFATAKIGAILVNVNPSYRVHELKYAISQSGMSMIVALPDFKGSDYRAMINQIRPDCPDLTAAIYIGTPSWDELVAGGQSVPADAVERAMNALTPDDPINIQYTSGTTGYPKGATLSHRNILNNGYFVTETIGFTEHDKLCVPVPFYHCFGMVMGNLGASTHGAAVVIPAAAFDPAATLRAVQEERCTALYGVPTMFIAAQNLPDFASYDLSSLRTGIMAGSPCPVEVMKRCMTEMHMEGVSIAYGMTETSPVSMQTLMDDDVAHRTETVGRVHPHLEVKIVDPSTGETVPRGESGEFCTRGYSVMLGYWNDSEKTAGAIDQERWMHTGDLAVMNNDGYVNIVGRIKDMVIRGGENLYPREIEEFLYHHPDIADVQVIGVPDERYGEELCAWLLMKPGAIPLDAEAIGVYCAGHLSRHKVPRYVLVVDEFPMTVTGKVRKMDMRQRTIELLGL from the coding sequence ATGACCACCGATGTTCAGGCTTCCTACACGTCCGGCACCTCCACAACTCCTCTTTTGGAGAGCACCATTGGTGCGAACTTCCAGCGCACGGCCGCACGATTTCCTGCTCGGGAGGCCCTCATTGACAGGCCCTCGGGCCGGCGGTGGAGCTATGCCCAGCTAAATGACGACGTCGATGCTCTGGCCCGCGGGCTGCTCGCCGCCGGGATAGTCACCGGCGATCGCATAGGCATTTGGGCACCCAACGTGCCTGAATGGGTGATCCTGCAATTCGCCACCGCCAAGATCGGTGCCATCTTGGTCAACGTCAATCCGTCATACCGGGTCCATGAACTTAAATACGCCATCTCACAATCCGGGATGTCGATGATCGTGGCGCTGCCTGACTTCAAAGGCTCAGACTACCGAGCCATGATCAATCAAATCCGTCCCGACTGCCCGGACCTCACGGCGGCAATCTACATCGGCACGCCTTCCTGGGACGAGCTCGTGGCTGGCGGGCAGTCAGTGCCAGCTGACGCCGTCGAGCGTGCCATGAACGCCCTGACTCCAGATGATCCCATCAATATCCAGTACACCTCAGGCACCACCGGCTACCCCAAGGGCGCCACGTTGAGCCACCGCAACATCCTCAATAATGGCTACTTTGTGACGGAAACAATCGGCTTCACCGAGCATGACAAGCTCTGCGTTCCTGTGCCGTTCTATCACTGCTTCGGCATGGTCATGGGCAATCTGGGCGCGTCGACTCATGGGGCCGCCGTGGTCATTCCGGCGGCCGCGTTCGATCCTGCCGCCACCTTGCGTGCCGTCCAGGAGGAACGCTGCACAGCCCTGTACGGGGTACCCACCATGTTCATCGCCGCACAAAATTTGCCGGACTTTGCCAGTTATGACTTGAGTAGTTTACGCACCGGCATCATGGCTGGTTCTCCGTGCCCCGTGGAAGTCATGAAGCGGTGCATGACCGAGATGCATATGGAAGGTGTTTCCATTGCGTACGGCATGACGGAAACCTCACCGGTGTCGATGCAAACGTTAATGGACGACGACGTGGCCCACCGAACCGAGACAGTGGGCCGGGTGCACCCTCACCTTGAGGTCAAAATCGTGGATCCTTCCACCGGGGAGACTGTCCCCCGTGGAGAGTCAGGGGAGTTTTGTACCCGCGGCTACTCCGTCATGCTGGGCTATTGGAATGATTCTGAGAAGACTGCCGGGGCCATCGATCAGGAGCGCTGGATGCATACCGGCGACCTCGCCGTGATGAATAATGACGGTTACGTGAACATTGTGGGCCGCATCAAGGACATGGTCATCCGGGGCGGTGAAAATCTCTATCCACGGGAGATTGAGGAGTTTTTGTACCATCATCCCGACATTGCCGATGTCCAGGTGATTGGAGTGCCGGATGAGCGCTACGGCGAGGAGTTGTGCGCCTGGCTTCTGATGAAACCCGGTGCCATACCCTTGGATGCCGAGGCCATCGGCGTATATTGTGCCGGTCACCTCTCTCGCCACAAGGTCCCCCGCTATGTATTGGTGGTGGATGAATTCCCCATGACGGTCACGGGGAAGGTCCGCAAGATGGACATGCGGCAGCGAACCATCGAGCTACTGGGACTGTAG
- a CDS encoding reverse transcriptase family protein has protein sequence MVHSQAHGTDSETASRDVPGGHFHLRGHTPHPSSATVAAALAHAFLAAPAWTADGLIAAGTQVLGVRRRWLGPLVSSVIGAYHYKPADAPRELAAYIGQSDSFAGAVAKALTQRKPLRIARYVLAEPEQRQGTHPVPAIAGLAQLARVLGLTLGQLEWFADTGHWNRLAGKGPLQHYRYKWLVRPGRTPRLLEIPGLRLRAIQRKVLQELLSPLPLHDGAHGFVPGRSAVSGATQQVGSDTVISLDLTSFFATVTAGKVFGILRQAGYPEAVAHTLTGLSTHVVPPWVITSMPAGGSSAERFALAQSLRIPHLPQGAPASPMLANLALRRLDSRLQGWAEKADTRYTRYADDLSFSGGTSLIQRADSFIRGVSVIVADEGHLLNERKTRVRSASTRQQVTGIVVNQRTNMPRRDFDALKATLHNCVVHGPETQNQAGHTDFRAHLLGRITWLEFLNPTRAIRLRRDFEKIRW, from the coding sequence ATGGTCCACAGCCAAGCCCACGGCACGGACTCGGAAACGGCCAGCCGAGACGTTCCAGGCGGCCATTTCCATCTCCGTGGCCATACCCCTCACCCGTCGTCGGCAACCGTAGCCGCGGCGCTGGCCCACGCATTCTTAGCCGCCCCGGCGTGGACCGCTGACGGGCTAATCGCTGCTGGTACGCAAGTTTTGGGTGTCCGACGGCGATGGCTGGGACCGCTGGTGAGTTCAGTCATCGGCGCTTATCACTACAAGCCTGCCGACGCTCCCCGCGAACTCGCAGCCTACATTGGCCAAAGTGATTCCTTCGCCGGAGCGGTCGCTAAGGCCCTCACCCAGCGAAAGCCTCTACGGATAGCGCGTTACGTACTCGCCGAGCCCGAGCAACGCCAAGGAACCCACCCCGTTCCAGCCATTGCCGGGCTTGCACAATTAGCTAGAGTTCTGGGACTGACGCTGGGTCAATTGGAGTGGTTTGCCGATACCGGCCACTGGAATCGGCTCGCTGGCAAGGGGCCTCTTCAGCATTACCGGTACAAATGGCTAGTGCGTCCGGGCAGAACGCCACGGTTGTTGGAAATTCCAGGGCTGCGCCTGCGGGCAATCCAGCGCAAGGTTTTGCAGGAACTGCTGAGCCCTCTCCCCTTACACGACGGCGCTCACGGTTTTGTCCCCGGCCGCAGCGCGGTCAGCGGAGCCACCCAACAGGTAGGCAGTGACACTGTCATTTCACTGGATCTAACGAGTTTCTTTGCCACAGTCACCGCTGGCAAAGTGTTCGGGATCCTGCGGCAGGCCGGCTATCCAGAAGCAGTGGCTCATACCCTAACTGGTCTAAGCACCCATGTAGTTCCACCATGGGTCATCACGTCAATGCCAGCCGGAGGAAGCTCCGCTGAACGATTTGCTTTAGCGCAGTCATTGCGGATTCCCCATCTGCCACAGGGCGCACCTGCGTCTCCCATGTTGGCCAACCTGGCACTACGACGACTGGATTCACGGCTCCAAGGTTGGGCTGAGAAGGCAGATACGCGTTATACGCGCTACGCCGATGACCTGAGTTTCAGCGGCGGTACTTCGTTGATTCAACGGGCAGACAGCTTCATTCGTGGCGTGAGCGTGATAGTTGCTGACGAGGGACACCTGCTCAATGAAAGAAAAACGCGGGTGCGCTCGGCCAGTACCCGTCAACAGGTCACGGGCATTGTGGTGAACCAGCGTACCAATATGCCCCGCCGCGACTTTGATGCCTTGAAAGCTACCCTGCACAATTGCGTGGTGCACGGCCCAGAAACTCAGAACCAGGCTGGGCACACGGATTTTCGTGCCCACTTGTTGGGCAGGATCACGTGGCTTGAGTTCCTCAACCCCACTCGCGCAATACGCTTGCGCCGGGACTTCGAGAAGATTCGCTGGTAG
- a CDS encoding NUDIX hydrolase: MRPGHLGSDRDPGDAWVTGEQGSFWGKFGSAGLLVFDAGRGVLLQHRALWSHHGGTWGLPGGALNQGETAVDGALREAWEEAAVPRENVELMFTSVYDVGYWSYTTVVVTAVVPFEAVISDPESMALEWFAPETLDSLNLHPGFSAAWPVLRERLPR, from the coding sequence GTGCGTCCGGGGCACCTGGGCAGCGACCGTGATCCCGGCGATGCCTGGGTGACAGGGGAGCAGGGCAGCTTTTGGGGAAAGTTTGGTTCTGCTGGCCTGTTGGTGTTCGATGCCGGCCGTGGAGTCTTGCTGCAGCACCGGGCACTCTGGTCTCACCACGGCGGCACATGGGGTCTGCCCGGCGGCGCCCTCAACCAAGGCGAAACTGCAGTGGATGGAGCACTGCGTGAGGCGTGGGAAGAAGCAGCTGTTCCGCGGGAGAACGTTGAGCTGATGTTCACCTCCGTCTATGACGTTGGCTATTGGAGTTACACCACGGTGGTTGTTACTGCAGTGGTGCCCTTTGAAGCTGTCATCAGTGATCCGGAAAGCATGGCGTTGGAATGGTTCGCACCTGAAACGCTCGACTCCCTAAACTTGCATCCAGGATTTAGTGCAGCTTGGCCCGTCCTGCGCGAACGCCTCCCGCGCTAA
- the nrdF gene encoding class 1b ribonucleoside-diphosphate reductase subunit beta, which yields MTPEKLKLASHVKAINWNRIEDDKDVEVWNRLCNNFWLPEKVPLSNDVQSWATLTPDEQLLTMRVFTGLTLLDTLQGTVGAVSLIPDAITPHEEAVYTNIAFMESVHAKSYSSIFSTLASTKEIDEAFRWSVENVNLQKKAQIIEGYYYGDDPLKRKIASTLLESFLFYSGFYLPMYWSSRAKLTNTADMIRLIIRDEAVHGYYIGYKYQKGLEGLSVERKEELKAYTFELLFELYENEVQYTHDLYDSVGLAEDVKKFLHYNANKALMNLGYEAMFPSAVTDVNPAILSALSPNADENHDFFSGSGSSYVIGKAVNTEDDDWDF from the coding sequence ATGACACCGGAAAAGCTGAAGTTGGCGAGCCACGTAAAGGCCATCAACTGGAACCGCATCGAGGACGATAAGGACGTGGAAGTCTGGAACCGCCTCTGCAACAACTTCTGGCTGCCGGAGAAGGTGCCGCTGTCCAACGACGTCCAGTCCTGGGCCACGTTGACACCGGATGAGCAGCTGCTGACCATGCGCGTATTCACCGGGCTGACCTTGCTGGACACCCTGCAGGGTACCGTGGGTGCCGTCTCACTGATCCCGGATGCCATCACCCCGCATGAGGAGGCTGTTTACACGAACATTGCATTCATGGAATCGGTGCACGCTAAGAGCTACTCCTCGATCTTCTCCACCTTGGCTTCCACGAAGGAGATCGATGAGGCTTTCCGCTGGTCGGTAGAGAACGTGAACTTGCAGAAAAAGGCCCAGATCATTGAGGGCTACTACTATGGTGACGATCCGCTGAAGCGCAAAATTGCTTCGACGTTGTTGGAGTCATTTCTGTTCTACTCGGGCTTCTACCTGCCCATGTACTGGTCTTCACGGGCCAAGCTGACAAACACCGCCGACATGATCCGTCTGATCATCCGCGACGAGGCCGTGCACGGCTACTACATTGGCTACAAGTACCAGAAAGGCTTGGAAGGCCTCTCGGTAGAGCGCAAGGAAGAGTTGAAGGCGTACACCTTCGAGCTCCTCTTTGAACTCTACGAAAACGAGGTCCAGTACACGCACGATCTCTACGACTCCGTCGGCCTGGCCGAGGACGTCAAGAAGTTCCTGCACTACAACGCCAACAAAGCTCTGATGAACTTGGGCTACGAAGCAATGTTCCCCTCGGCCGTCACCGATGTGAACCCGGCCATTCTGTCCGCGCTCTCACCGAACGCCGATGAGAACCATGACTTCTTCTCCGGCTCAGGATCCTCTTATGTCATTGGTAAGGCAGTCAACACCGAAGACGACGACTGGGACTTCTAA
- the nrdE gene encoding class 1b ribonucleoside-diphosphate reductase subunit alpha — translation MPAAWEGLGYHELNAMLNLYNADGDIQFDADKAAARQYFLQHVNNNTVFFHDLEEKLEYLVKNQYYERETLDQYSMNFTRELFQRAYKKKFRFETFLGAFKFYTSYTLKTFDGNRFLERYEDRVCMVALHLARGNEELANSIVDEIIGGRFQPATPTFLNAGKAQRGELVSCFLLRIEDNMESIGRSINSALQLSKRGGGVAFALTNIREVGAPIKQIENQSSGVIPVMKLLEDSFSYANQLGARQGAGAVYLHAHHPDINRFLDTKRENADEKVRIKTLSLGVVVPDITFDLAKRDEDMYLFSPYDVEKVYGVPFSDISVTEKYYEMVDDARIKKTKIKAREFFQTLAEIQFESGYPYIMFEDTVNRENPIEGKIIMSNLCSEILQVSAPTTYNDDLSYAETGKDISCNLGSLNIAKAMDSPDFGGTIETAIRTLTAVSDMSNITSVPSIAKGNRQSRAIGLGQMNLHGYLARERVHYGSEEGLDFTNIYFYTVVYHCIRASNLLAIENDSTFINFENSKYASGEFFDKYTDREWLPQTARVAELFEGMHIPTQDDWRALKASVMEHGIYNQNLQAVPPTGSISYINNSTSSIHPIASMIEIRKEGKLGRVYYPAPYLTNNNVEFYKDAYEIGFEKIIDTYAAATQHVDQGLSLTLFFKDTATTRDINKAQIYAWRKGIKTIYYIRLRQLALEGTEVEGCVSCAL, via the coding sequence CTTGTACAACGCCGACGGCGATATCCAGTTCGATGCTGACAAAGCGGCTGCTCGGCAGTACTTCCTGCAGCATGTGAATAACAACACCGTGTTCTTCCACGACCTGGAAGAAAAGCTGGAATACCTGGTGAAAAACCAGTACTATGAGCGCGAAACGCTTGACCAATACTCGATGAACTTCACCCGTGAGCTCTTCCAGCGCGCTTACAAGAAGAAGTTCCGCTTCGAGACCTTTCTGGGCGCGTTTAAGTTCTACACGTCCTACACGCTGAAAACCTTTGACGGCAACCGCTTCCTGGAGCGCTACGAAGACCGTGTGTGCATGGTTGCCCTGCACCTGGCCCGCGGCAATGAGGAACTGGCCAACAGCATCGTCGATGAAATCATTGGTGGCCGCTTCCAGCCGGCCACCCCCACCTTCTTGAACGCCGGCAAGGCTCAGCGCGGCGAGCTCGTCTCCTGCTTCCTGTTGCGCATCGAAGATAACATGGAGTCCATTGGCCGCTCCATCAACTCCGCGTTGCAGCTGTCCAAGCGTGGTGGCGGCGTTGCTTTTGCCCTCACTAACATCCGCGAAGTTGGCGCACCCATCAAGCAGATCGAGAACCAGTCCTCCGGGGTCATCCCGGTGATGAAGCTTCTCGAGGACAGCTTCTCCTACGCCAACCAGCTCGGTGCACGCCAGGGTGCAGGCGCCGTTTACCTGCACGCCCACCACCCGGATATCAACCGCTTCTTGGACACCAAGCGCGAGAACGCCGACGAGAAGGTACGCATTAAGACCCTCTCCTTGGGTGTTGTTGTCCCGGACATCACCTTTGATTTGGCCAAGCGCGACGAGGACATGTACCTGTTCTCCCCGTACGACGTTGAAAAGGTGTACGGCGTTCCGTTCTCTGATATCTCGGTCACCGAGAAGTACTACGAAATGGTGGACGACGCACGGATTAAGAAGACCAAGATCAAGGCACGCGAGTTCTTCCAGACGCTCGCCGAGATCCAGTTTGAATCCGGCTACCCGTACATCATGTTTGAAGACACGGTGAACCGCGAAAACCCCATTGAAGGCAAGATCATCATGAGCAACTTGTGCTCTGAGATCCTCCAGGTTTCCGCTCCCACCACGTACAACGATGACCTCTCCTACGCTGAGACCGGCAAAGACATCTCCTGCAACCTGGGCTCGTTGAACATTGCCAAGGCCATGGATTCACCGGACTTTGGCGGCACCATCGAGACGGCCATTCGCACGCTGACAGCCGTCTCTGACATGTCAAACATCACCAGCGTCCCGTCTATCGCCAAGGGCAACCGCCAGTCGCGCGCCATCGGTTTGGGCCAGATGAACCTGCACGGCTACCTTGCCCGTGAGCGGGTCCACTACGGTTCCGAAGAGGGCCTGGACTTCACCAACATTTACTTCTACACGGTGGTGTACCACTGCATCCGGGCCTCGAACCTGTTGGCGATTGAAAACGATTCCACCTTCATCAACTTCGAGAACTCCAAGTACGCCTCGGGTGAATTCTTCGACAAGTACACGGACCGGGAATGGCTGCCTCAGACCGCCCGCGTTGCCGAGCTGTTTGAGGGTATGCACATCCCCACCCAGGATGACTGGCGTGCGCTGAAGGCTTCGGTTATGGAGCACGGTATCTACAACCAGAACCTGCAGGCTGTCCCGCCCACGGGCTCCATCAGCTACATCAACAACTCCACGTCCTCGATCCACCCGATCGCTTCCATGATCGAGATTCGCAAGGAAGGCAAGCTGGGGCGCGTCTACTACCCGGCCCCTTACCTGACCAACAACAACGTTGAGTTCTACAAGGACGCGTACGAGATCGGGTTTGAGAAGATCATCGACACCTACGCCGCTGCCACCCAGCACGTGGATCAGGGTCTGTCGCTGACGTTGTTCTTCAAGGACACGGCCACCACGCGTGATATCAACAAGGCGCAGATTTACGCCTGGCGCAAGGGCATTAAGACCATCTACTACATCCGCCTCCGCCAGCTCGCGCTGGAAGGGACGGAAGTTGAGGGTTGCGTCAGCTGCGCACTCTAA